A genomic region of Oryza glaberrima chromosome 1, OglaRS2, whole genome shotgun sequence contains the following coding sequences:
- the LOC127763021 gene encoding presenilin-like protein At1g08700, giving the protein MDPAAGSPDPAPAPGATTSTAATVLDGLGAEVLAVMSPVSICMALVVLLISLLAPPSAPGSAAAAAQPPPPVTAATLVYLESPTDTPGQKLVGALLDAAVFVALVAVVTFVLVALYYYRCTGFLKNYMRFSAFFVLFSMGGAIAAAVLRRLGAPLDAATALVLLFNASAVGVLSVFASAVPIVVRQGYMVALAVIVAAWLSRLPEWTTWIMLIALALYDLVAVLAPRGPLRMLVELASSRDDELPALVYESRPTVGPASGSSSYASAMGSVEMQPVADPGRSGGNQYDRVEQEDDSSRAVVEMRDVGGSRSSIRERNLEREAPMAVSVSGHSSNQGGSSQHAVIQIEQHEEGETVPLVSAASANNAAPNEEHRESSSSDSGMEFEMFESTRGIKLGLGDFIFYSVLVGRAAMYDLMTVYACYLAIIAGLGCTLILLSICKHALPALPISILLGVTFYFLTRLLMEPFVVGSSTNLVMF; this is encoded by the coding sequence atggatcccgccgccggctcgccggatccggcgccggcgccgggggcgaccacctccacggcggcgaccgTCCTCGACGGCCTCGGCGCGGAGGTGCTCGCGGTGATGTCGCCGGTCTCCATCTGCATGGCGCTGGTCGTGCTCCTCATctccctcctcgcgccgccctccgccccggggtccgccgcggccgccgcgcagccgccgccgccggtcaccgccgcGACGCTCGTCTACCTCGAGAGCCCCACCGACACCCCGGGGCAGAAGCTCGTCGGCGcgctcctcgacgccgccgtcttcgtcgccctcgtcgccgtcgtcaccttCGTCCTCGTCGCGCTCTACTACTACCGCTGCACGGGCTTCCTCAAGAACTACATGCGCTTCTCCGCCTTCTTCGTCCTCTTCTCCATgggcggcgccatcgccgccgccgtcctccgccgcctcggcgccccgctcgacgccgccaccgcgctcgtGCTCCTCTTCAACGCCTCCGCCGTCGGCGTCCTCTCCGTCTTCGCCTCCGCGGTCCCCATCGTCGTGCGCCAGGGCTACATGGTCGCcctcgccgtcatcgtcgccgcctggCTCTCCAGGCTGCCCGAGTGGACCACCTGGATCATGCTCATCGCGCTCGCCCTGTATGACCTCGTCGCCGTGCTCGCGCCGCGGGGTCCTCTCAGGATGCTTGTGGAGCTCGCCTCATCCAGGGACGATGAGCTCCCTGCGCTCGTCTACGAGTCGAGGCCGACGGTTGGGCCGGCTTCCGGTTCTTCCTCCTACGCTTCGGCCATGGGATCAGTTGAGATGCAGCCGGTGGCCGATCCCGGTCGATCGGGTGGAAATCAGTATGACAGAGTAGAGCAGGAGGATGATTCGAGCCGCGCCGTGGTGGAAATGAGGGATGTTGGTGGTAGCCGATCAAGCATTCGTGAGAGGAACCTCGAAAGGGAGGCGCCGATGGCGGTATCGGTATCAGGGCATTCATCGAATCAGGGTGGGAGTTCACAGCATGCTGTGATTCAGATTGAGCAGCACGAGGAAGGAGAGACAGTGCCATTGGTATCAGCGGCATCTGCCAACAATGCAGCCCCTAATGAGGAGCACAGAGAAAGCTCTTCTTCAGACTCTGGTATGGAGTTCGAGATGTTCGAGTCCACCAGGGGCATCAAACTGGGACTTGGTGATTTTATCTTCTACAGCGTGCTTGTGGGGAGGGCTGCGATGTATGATCTGATGACGGTGTATGCGTGCTACCTTGCCATCATTGCTGGGCTTGGCTGCACCCTTATCTTGCTGtcaatatgcaagcatgcaTTGCCTGCACTCCCGATCTCCATCTTGCTGGGTGTCACATTCTACTTCTTGACTCGGTTGCTGATGGAGCCGTTCGTCGTTGGCTCTTCAACCAACTTGGTGATGTTCTGA
- the LOC127762639 gene encoding histidine biosynthesis bifunctional protein hisIE, chloroplastic, whose protein sequence is MAAPPLPRAPVSSSAAAASPGVRALLLLRVGGGGSGRCAGVAAAAAAAPGWRRPFPAASVAARSAGTTPGEVAVDPKVKAILDSVKWDSKGLAVAIAQNVDTGAILMQGFANKEALATTISTRKATFYSRSRSSLWTKGETSMNFINVHDIFLDCDRDSIIYLGKPDGPTCHTGAETCYYTSVYDALQGSKPNQDRQVVSTLYSLEDTISRRKEEIVTEGSGKPSWTKKLILDNRLLCSKISEEAGELNQTLLENEDESRTISEMGDLLYHAMVLLRVKGVRMEQVLEVLRKRFSQSGIEEKASRNKS, encoded by the exons aTGGCGGCGCCTCCGCTTCCCCGCgcccccgtctcctcctccgccgccgccgcgtcaccgGGGGTccgcgctctcctcctcctccgcgtcggCGGAGGAGGTTCCGGAAGATGCgctggcgtggcggcggcggcggcggcggcaccgggtTGGCGGCGGCCGTTCCCGGCTGCCTCCGTCGCGGCGCGCTCGGCTGGTACCACGCCGGGAGAGGTCGCCGTCGATCCTAAG GTCAAAGCAATACTAGACAGTGTGAAGTGGGACAGTAAAGGCTTGGCTGTTGCTATTGCCCAAAATGTGGATACTGGAGCCATTCTCATGCAGGGTTTTGCCAACAAAGAAGCCCTTGCAACAACTATATCAACCAGGAAAGCTACATTCTATAGCCGTTCACGGTCTTCATTGTGGACAAAAGGGGAGACATCAATGAATTTCATCAATGTGCATGACATTTTCTTGGACTGTGACCGTGATTCT ATAATATACCTTGGGAAGCCAGATGGGCCTACTTGCCATACAGGGGCAGAGACTTGTTACTATACTTCAGTCTATGATGCTCTACAAGGTTCGAAG CCCAATCAAGATAGGCAGGTTGTCTCAACTCTGTACTCACTTGAAGATACAATTAGTAGACGGAAGGAAGAGATAGTTACTGAAGGAAGTGGCAAGCCATCATGgacaaaaaaactaatacttgaTAACCGGCTGCTTTGCTCAAAAATAAG CGAAGAAGCTGGAGAGCTAAACCAAACACTGCTTGAGAACGAGGACGAGAGCCGCACAATCAGTGAGATGGGTGATTTGCTATACCACGCGATGGTGCTGCTTAGGGTCAAGGGCGTGAGGATGGAACAGGTCTTGGAGGTCCTCAGGAAGCGATTCTCGCAGTCTGGTATTGAGGAGAAGGCCAGTCGCAACAAATCTTAG